One segment of Sphingomonas telluris DNA contains the following:
- a CDS encoding NYN domain-containing protein, producing the protein MNDRHDEREDNIALLIDADNASPDHFDEVLLVLGELGTINIRRAYGNWAKASLKGWGNLTGIHSIVPMQQFDVAKGKSATDMRMTIDAMDLLYRGHVDGFGIMSSDSDFLPLAQRIREEGLPVYGFGTAKTPLGFRQACTRFFDIAALQLDDEEQSTGNADELTLHRTVDDELIDLLGSAYKASKRDDEGYASLSEMGQRATAVSSFAARNYGFTRLSDLIRAIPNFEVKPATDGSLLVKRLR; encoded by the coding sequence ATGAATGACAGGCACGACGAGCGCGAAGACAACATTGCGCTGCTCATCGACGCCGACAATGCCAGTCCCGACCATTTCGATGAAGTATTGCTGGTGCTTGGCGAGCTCGGCACGATCAACATCCGGCGCGCATACGGCAACTGGGCGAAGGCAAGTCTGAAAGGTTGGGGAAACTTGACCGGCATCCACTCGATCGTGCCGATGCAGCAGTTCGACGTCGCCAAGGGCAAGAGCGCAACCGACATGCGCATGACCATCGATGCAATGGACCTGCTTTACCGCGGCCATGTCGACGGCTTCGGGATCATGTCGAGCGACAGCGACTTCCTCCCCCTCGCCCAGCGCATCCGGGAGGAGGGCCTGCCCGTCTATGGATTTGGAACCGCCAAGACGCCCCTCGGCTTCCGCCAGGCCTGCACGCGCTTCTTCGACATTGCAGCCTTGCAGTTGGACGACGAGGAGCAATCCACGGGCAATGCCGACGAACTCACGCTGCATCGCACCGTGGACGATGAGCTGATCGATCTGTTGGGCTCGGCCTACAAGGCCTCGAAGCGCGATGACGAGGGATATGCGTCGCTATCGGAGATGGGGCAGCGCGCCACTGCGGTCTCCAGCTTTGCAGCCCGCAACTACGGGTTCACTCGACTTTCGGACCTCATCAGGGCGATTCCCAACTTCGAGGTGAAGCCGGCGACGGATGGAAGCCTGCTCGTAAAGCGGCTGCGTTAG
- a CDS encoding PAS domain-containing protein: protein MLESSKPEDLLNTALSALKSGSGYAAAIDRIPVPVYTTDAEGRVTYWNQACIDFAGREPQLGSDRWCVTWQLYTADGEPFPDGECPMARALREKSSVRNEIAIAKRPDGSRVAFRAYPTPLADDSGALTGAINMLIDISDEQSEILKEQASRCRRLARSTNDANTSTILKDMANGYEETAALLHHG from the coding sequence ATGCTGGAGTCCAGCAAACCTGAAGACTTGCTCAATACCGCCTTGTCCGCGCTCAAGAGCGGCAGCGGATATGCTGCGGCGATCGACCGTATCCCCGTGCCCGTTTACACGACTGATGCGGAGGGCCGCGTAACATATTGGAACCAAGCTTGTATCGATTTCGCCGGGCGTGAGCCCCAGCTTGGGAGCGACCGGTGGTGTGTCACATGGCAGCTCTATACCGCCGACGGCGAACCTTTCCCGGATGGCGAGTGCCCGATGGCGAGAGCCCTTCGGGAGAAAAGTTCGGTGCGCAATGAGATCGCGATTGCAAAGCGCCCGGATGGCAGCAGGGTCGCGTTCCGAGCCTATCCCACGCCGCTGGCGGACGATTCCGGAGCGCTCACGGGAGCCATCAACATGCTCATCGACATCAGCGATGAGCAGTCCGAGATCCTCAAGGAACAGGCGTCACGCTGCCGCCGGCTGGCGCGTTCCACCAACGATGCCAACACCTCGACGATCTTGAAGGACATGGCGAACGGCTACGAAGAGACGGCTGCGCTGCTCCATCACGGCTGA
- a CDS encoding DUF1905 domain-containing protein: MITFTGPLKLWRGEEGSSHFMSLLDESGEIFLHAMENPRGFRSVKVEARIGDVTWRTSVFPVKGGGYFLPVKIDVCRKTAIVEGDEVTVELKLL; the protein is encoded by the coding sequence ATGATCACTTTCACGGGGCCATTGAAGCTGTGGCGGGGAGAGGAGGGCAGCTCTCACTTCATGAGCCTCCTCGATGAATCCGGCGAGATCTTCTTGCACGCCATGGAAAATCCGCGCGGCTTCCGCTCCGTGAAGGTTGAGGCGCGCATCGGTGACGTCACCTGGCGCACCTCGGTGTTTCCGGTGAAAGGCGGCGGCTATTTCTTGCCCGTGAAGATCGATGTGTGTCGGAAGACCGCCATCGTGGAGGGCGACGAAGTCACGGTCGAACTGAAGCTATTGTAA
- a CDS encoding DMT family transporter: MHRGAAQRDQDHVVSGILCRLGSGLSFSTMGALLKLASMDGMNAPELVFYRSIFSLPVVLFWVLQTENLAALKPNRPLAHVWRSALGLTSMGLTFQALILLPLADATAINFTAPIFATVLSFLILREDVRIHRWAAVVVGFIGVLIVARPGGSSLPAVGVMIALIAALGQAGVTTTLRQIQRSENISAIVFWFAVAGILVGGLLMPVFGHAHPVQAFAFVAAGGLAGGIGQLLMTNSLRAPVSVVSPFDYLQIVGATIYGWLLFSDVPSAHTITGAALIAASGIYTAWREHRRRLKEGPAAVSAV; the protein is encoded by the coding sequence ATGCATAGGGGAGCCGCTCAACGTGATCAGGATCATGTTGTCAGCGGCATCCTCTGCCGGCTCGGTTCCGGACTGAGCTTTTCGACCATGGGCGCGCTTCTGAAGCTCGCGTCCATGGACGGGATGAATGCGCCCGAGCTCGTCTTCTATCGCTCGATCTTCAGCCTTCCGGTCGTCCTGTTCTGGGTGCTCCAGACCGAGAATCTGGCGGCGTTGAAGCCCAATCGGCCTCTAGCTCACGTGTGGCGCAGCGCGCTCGGCCTCACGTCCATGGGTCTGACGTTCCAAGCGCTCATTCTGCTGCCGCTGGCGGATGCCACGGCAATCAACTTCACGGCGCCGATCTTCGCGACCGTCCTATCCTTCCTCATTCTTCGCGAGGACGTGCGAATCCACCGCTGGGCCGCGGTCGTCGTCGGCTTCATCGGCGTGCTGATCGTCGCTCGTCCCGGTGGATCGAGCCTCCCGGCAGTTGGTGTCATGATCGCGTTGATCGCCGCGCTCGGCCAGGCTGGAGTGACGACGACCCTGCGCCAAATCCAGCGCAGCGAGAACATCTCGGCGATTGTGTTCTGGTTTGCAGTTGCCGGAATCCTCGTGGGAGGACTACTGATGCCCGTGTTCGGCCATGCGCATCCGGTGCAGGCGTTCGCCTTTGTTGCCGCAGGCGGCCTTGCGGGCGGGATCGGTCAGCTGCTCATGACCAACTCGCTGCGCGCCCCGGTCTCCGTCGTTTCGCCCTTCGATTACCTGCAAATCGTCGGAGCGACCATCTACGGCTGGCTTCTTTTCTCTGACGTCCCTAGCGCACACACGATCACCGGCGCGGCACTGATCGCGGCGAGCGGCATCTACACGGCTTGGCGCGAACACCGGCGGCGGCTGAAAGAAGGGCCGGCAGCGGTCTCGGCCGTATGA
- the ettA gene encoding energy-dependent translational throttle protein EttA, with protein MAAQYAFVMKDMTKSFPGAQKPVLNNINLQFYHGAKIGIVGPNGAGKSTLMKIMAGIDKDFQGEAWPGENVTVGYLPQEPQLDPSKTVLENVKDGAREVADMVDRFNAISAEMGDPKEDTDFDALMEEMGELQGKIDAVDGWTLDNQLEVAMEALRCPPSDWSVESLSGGEKRRIALTRLLIQKPSILLLDEPTNHLDAESVQWLEQHLKEYAGAVLMITHDRYFLDNVVEWILEIDRGKYFPYEGNYSTYLEKKAKRLEQEDREESGRQKAIKDELEWIRQGAKGRQTKSKARIAKFDQLVASQEKRVPGKAEILIQVPERLGGKVIEVKNVTKAYGDKLLFEDLSFTLPPGGIVGVIGPNGAGKSTLFKLITGQEKPDAGEIDIGPTVHLGYVDQSRDHLNDKNNVWEEISDGLDYMRVNGHDQSTRAYVGAFNFKGQDQQKNVGKLSGGERNRVNIAKMLKRGGNVLLLDEPTNDLDVETLGALEEAIENFAGCAVVISHDRFFLDRLATHILAFEGDSQVEWFEGNFEAYEEDKVRHLGEEATRPHRMSYRKLTR; from the coding sequence ACGGCGCCAAGATCGGCATCGTCGGCCCGAACGGCGCCGGCAAGTCGACGCTGATGAAGATCATGGCGGGCATAGACAAGGACTTCCAGGGTGAAGCCTGGCCGGGTGAAAACGTAACCGTCGGCTATCTGCCCCAGGAGCCGCAGCTCGATCCTAGCAAGACGGTGCTCGAGAACGTCAAGGACGGCGCGCGCGAGGTCGCGGACATGGTCGACCGCTTCAACGCTATTTCGGCCGAGATGGGCGATCCGAAGGAAGACACCGACTTCGACGCGCTGATGGAGGAAATGGGCGAACTCCAGGGCAAGATCGACGCCGTCGACGGCTGGACGCTGGACAACCAGCTGGAAGTCGCGATGGAAGCGCTGCGCTGTCCGCCGTCCGACTGGTCGGTCGAAAGCCTTTCCGGCGGTGAAAAGCGCCGCATCGCGCTGACCCGCCTGCTGATCCAGAAGCCCTCGATCCTGCTTCTAGACGAGCCGACCAACCACCTCGACGCGGAGAGTGTCCAGTGGCTGGAGCAGCACCTCAAGGAATATGCGGGTGCGGTGCTGATGATTACCCACGACCGCTACTTCCTGGACAATGTCGTCGAGTGGATCCTCGAGATCGATCGCGGGAAGTACTTCCCGTACGAGGGCAACTATTCGACGTACCTGGAGAAGAAGGCCAAGCGCCTCGAACAGGAGGATCGCGAGGAATCGGGGCGCCAGAAGGCGATCAAGGACGAGCTCGAGTGGATCCGTCAGGGAGCCAAGGGCCGTCAGACCAAGTCGAAGGCGCGTATCGCCAAGTTCGACCAGCTCGTCGCCTCCCAGGAGAAGCGAGTCCCGGGCAAGGCCGAGATCCTCATCCAGGTACCGGAGCGGCTCGGCGGCAAGGTCATTGAGGTCAAGAACGTCACCAAGGCCTATGGCGACAAGCTGCTGTTCGAGGACCTGTCGTTCACCCTTCCGCCGGGCGGCATTGTCGGCGTCATCGGTCCGAACGGCGCCGGCAAGTCGACACTATTCAAGCTGATCACGGGCCAGGAAAAGCCGGACGCGGGTGAGATCGACATCGGGCCGACCGTGCACTTGGGCTACGTCGACCAGAGTCGCGATCACCTGAACGACAAGAACAACGTCTGGGAAGAGATTTCGGACGGCCTCGACTACATGAGGGTCAACGGCCACGACCAGTCGACGCGCGCCTATGTCGGTGCCTTCAATTTCAAGGGCCAGGACCAGCAGAAAAACGTCGGCAAGCTGTCCGGCGGTGAGCGCAACCGCGTCAACATCGCCAAGATGCTGAAGCGCGGCGGCAACGTCCTGCTGCTCGACGAGCCGACCAACGATCTCGATGTCGAGACCTTGGGCGCGCTCGAGGAAGCGATCGAGAACTTCGCCGGTTGCGCCGTGGTTATCAGCCACGACCGCTTCTTCCTCGACCGCCTTGCGACGCACATCCTGGCGTTCGAGGGCGACAGCCAGGTCGAATGGTTCGAGGGCAACTTCGAAGCCTACGAAGAAGACAAGGTTCGTCACCTCGGCGAGGAAGCCACGCGCCCGCACCGCATGAGCTACCGCAAGCTGACGCGGTAG